Proteins found in one Aspergillus puulaauensis MK2 DNA, chromosome 8, nearly complete sequence genomic segment:
- a CDS encoding putative C6 transcription factor (COG:K;~EggNog:ENOG410PGSE;~InterPro:IPR036864,IPR007219,IPR001138;~PFAM:PF00172,PF04082;~go_function: GO:0000981 - DNA-binding transcription factor activity, RNA polymerase II-specific [Evidence IEA];~go_function: GO:0003677 - DNA binding [Evidence IEA];~go_function: GO:0008270 - zinc ion binding [Evidence IEA];~go_process: GO:0006351 - transcription, DNA-templated [Evidence IEA];~go_process: GO:0006355 - regulation of transcription, DNA-templated [Evidence IEA]), which translates to MRSSIACARCRRSKIKCVNSGVDTTCRACESSGRECVYPTPAIGVGAAAKRDIAALADGEDRNGDWDSPKRQRSRKTVGLSSAARDASKASLDALDSSVLTIKVWEAVFDLFQAHYATILPFLHPASFMGQIRQLSGNNQTSPPTSNNASSTTIPSSQEPPRDQAPNPPSTPPNPLIPLGVLALTARFHPQLAAYHSPSSPGNPPNPLVASEFYATALRSRLAGVDGASLAVPDLTRVQALLMLALHEWGMCRGKSAWLYVGMAIRMSQAMGLPFELENDVFSRDAPRDPALKTEADMFGITPRPEQKEQNQSDEVIAQETKRRTFWACFILDRTLSSGKYRPRMIRVKELDIQLPSENAFAFGERVRTSRLTDPVGRRPQSFSSTSQGVQQIPGLRHSIGGYSEGKMPQNGADNHPWSPVSGRKDSTEEEIDRWEIGAEESVLSRAVRITRVWGSIAKWSCAGGRRNEQFPPWHPDSRFHRLRTSLAEFRDALSRNLQYSPRNTDTHIMYKNNLLHPYTFIHLVYFLSVIVLHRAYIPFLPVRCAEPVGPLDEPVDKTGMPEGFWRDSARELFAAARQLMDLAVTCQERGVLVENPLVGFAIYNAAFVGVYATHFPQMDLDGALAPVQRGDPQGQLQSRRALGVLREMRPRLKMAAGWFRTLNRLHSYFSKVKRDFRRNSRRGDMLPPDAIDPHNVNGIRPVREGGSGGGLEEFKLLEKLFLEFGSLDDQLTDGPSNEEDGDRATNVSDTGSNHIRSDPGDLGEGPLDGAGGRRESWVTVNSPGLPLPSLDANGERRPSLPLPPSRSLQPQSPFSLPSLQHHPDGSQYNRSSPTLPSLAPSGAYGGLPNTSTPASSARLQPINSWLNSRSQPPPASYSQSLPPISAAAPTHGLPLLPPPGSIGHPGASPPATLDGLETFNSLWSTSLGGDDVLAFLEGSECTQSPSAASEVGVPAGWLSTVWTEFAR; encoded by the coding sequence CGAAGCGACAGCGCTCTCGCAAAACTGTCGGCCTTTCTTCCGCTGCCAGGGATGCTTCCAAGGCGTCCCTCGATGCCCTCGATTCATCTGTCCTAACCATAAAGGTATGGGAGGCAGTATTCGACCTGTTCCAGGCGCACTATGCGACAattcttcccttcctccatCCCGCCTCCTTCATGGGCCAGATTAGGCAGCTGTCTGGCAACAACCAAACCTCACCTCCAACATCTAACaatgcctcctccaccaccatccccagtTCCCAAGAGCCCCCTCGGGATCAGGCTCCGAACCCTCCATCAACACCGCCCAACCCACTCATTCCTCTAGGGGTTCTTGCCCTCACTGCTCGTTTCCACCCTCAGCTCGCCGCATAccattctccctcttctccggGAAACCCACCAAATCCCCTCGTTGCCTCGGAATTCTACGCGACGGCACTGCGCAGCCGGCTCGCCGGCGTGGATGGCGCCAGTCTTGCCGTTCCCGACCTCACGCGCGTGCAAGCGTTGCTTATGCTCGCCCTGCATGAATGGGGCATGTGCCGTGGCAAGAGCGCGTGGCTGTATGTTGGAATGGCCATCCGCATGTCTCAGGCTATGGGACTCCCGTTCGAGTTGGAGAATGATGTATTCTCTCGGGATGCACCTCGAGACCCAGCTCTAAAGACAGAAGCAGACATGTTTGGCATAACGCCGCGCCCAGAACAAAAGGAACAAAATCAATCGGACGAGGTGATCGCGCAGGAAACGAAGCGTCGTACTTTCTGGGCGTGCTTCATTCTTGACCGCACCCTAAGCAGTGGAAAATACCGCCCCCGAATGATCAGAGTCAAGGAACTGGACATCCAATTGCCTAGTGAAAACGCCTTTGCGTTCGGAGAGCGGGTGCGCACTTCTCGCTTGACCGACCCCGTCGGTCGACGTCCGCAAAGCTTCAGCTCAACCTCCCAGGGGGTCCAGCAAATTCCCGGCCTCCGTCATAGTATTGGCGGGTATAGCGAGGGGAAAATGCCCCAAAATGGCGCCGATAACCATCCATGGTCGCCGGTCTCAGGACGGAAAGACTCCACCGAAGAGGAAATTGACCGGTGGGAAATTGGCGCTGAAGAGTCAGTTTTGAGTCGAGCCGTTCGTATCACCCGAGTGTGGGGAAGCATTGCCAAGTGGTCCTGTGCTGGAGGACGACGAAACGAACAATTTCCCCCATGGCATCCTGACTCGCGCTTCCACCGGCTTCGAACATCACTAGCAGAATTCCGTGATGCATTGTCCCGTAATCTGCAATACTCTCCTCGCAACACTGATACCCATATCATGTACAagaacaacctcctccacccatATACCTTTATCCATCTGGTCTATTTCCTCTCGGTCATTGTTCTTCACCGCGCCTAtattcctttccttcctgtACGCTGCGCAGAGCCCGTCGGGCCCCTTGATGAACCGGTGGACAAGACTGGAATGCCGGAAGGCTTCTGGCGTGACAGTGCCCGCGAACTTTTTGCTGCCGCTCGACAATTGATGGACCTGGCAGTGACGTGCCAGGAACGTGGTGTGCTTGTTGAGAATCCGCTCGTCGGATTTGCTATCTACAATGCCGCATTCGTAGGCGTTTACGCCACCCATTTCCCGCAGATGGACCTTGACGGCGCCCTCGCCCCTGTACAGAGGGGCGACCCACAAGGCCAACTTCAGTCGCGCAGGGCTCTGGGCGTTCTCCGCGAGATGCGGCCACGCCTTAAGATGGCAGCGGGCTGGTTCCGAACCCTGAACCGCCTACATAGTTACTTCTCAAAGGTCAAGCGTGACTTCCGCCGAAACTCGCGTAGGGGAGATATGTTACCTCCGGATGCGATTGACCCGCACAACGTCAATGGGATCCGCCCCGTGCGTGAAGGTGGATCTGGTGGAGGATTGGAGGAATTCAagctgttggagaagctgttcctggagtTTGGCAGCCTCGATGACCAACTTACCGACGGCCCGAGCAacgaagaggatggcgatcGAGCGACGAACGTCAGTGACACCGGTAGCAACCACATCCGCAGTGACCCTGGTGATCTTGGCGAGGGCCCGCTGGATGGAGCAGGCGGACGTCGCGAGTCATGGGTTACCGTTAACAGCCCGGGTCTGCCTCTCCCTAGCCTAGATGCCAATGGCGAACGCCGACCCAGTCTCCCACTCCCCCCAAGCCGATCTCTACAACCGCAGTCACCTTTCTCCCTCCCATCACTTCAGCATCACCCAGACGGCTCGCAATACAACCGCTCTTCTCCAACGCTCCCTTCCCTAGCACCTTCAGGTGCATACGGCGGGCTTCCAAACACTTCAACCCCTGCCTCATCCGCACGCCTACAACCAATAAACTCGTGGCTGAACTCTCGGTCACAACCGCCTCCAGCATCATACTCGCAATCCCTACCCCCGATCAGTGCCGCTGCTCCCACACACGgcctgccgctgctgccaccCCCAGGGTCCATCGGACACCCCGGCGCATCTCCGCCAGCAACACTAGATGGCCTCGAAACTTTCAATAGTCTCTGGTCTACTAGCctcggcggcgacgacgtcctcgccttcctcgaGGGTAGCGAATGCACGCAATCTCCCAGCGCGGCGTCCGAAGTCGGCGTCCCAGCTGGCTGGCTAAGCACAGTGTGGACGGAGTTTGCGCGGTAA